One Myxococcus xanthus genomic region harbors:
- the der gene encoding ribosome biogenesis GTPase Der, producing MKPLVAIVGRPNVGKSTLFNRLVGRRIALVQDEPGVTRDRHYADAEWEGRQFTFIDTGGFVPGDEDQLLQQVREQAQLAVDECDVIVFVTDARAGLTAADEAVANYLRKSGKPVVLAANKLDNTSGQMQALAGEFYRLGLGDVQALSAEHGLGMQELFDSVVARLPPKEEGEDAEAPPDDGIIRLAIIGRPNVGKSTLVNAILKEKRVVASDVAGTTRDPVDSELTYKDRKLLLTDTAGIRRKKSIAQRVEQFSVVAALKVMERSDVAVLLMDATEPAVDQDAKLAGLAEERGRALVIVVNKWDLVGADQRRQETYRESLKHSLKFVGYAPILFTSALTGSKVEKVVDVATELADQFRFRAPTPQLNRLLDHMVDNHPAPIVRGKPLRMYYIAQVAAAPPTFTITVNHPDGVPDMYKRYITNQLRKTFDLRVPIRLIFKGRPGQAKREARKRPQRQGKR from the coding sequence ATGAAGCCCCTGGTCGCAATTGTCGGACGCCCCAACGTGGGCAAGAGCACGCTGTTCAATCGGCTGGTGGGCCGGCGCATCGCGCTGGTGCAGGACGAGCCCGGCGTGACGCGGGATCGCCACTACGCGGACGCGGAGTGGGAAGGCCGCCAGTTCACCTTCATCGACACCGGCGGCTTCGTGCCCGGTGACGAGGACCAACTCCTCCAGCAGGTGCGGGAGCAGGCGCAACTGGCCGTGGACGAGTGTGACGTCATCGTCTTCGTCACCGACGCCCGGGCGGGACTCACCGCCGCGGACGAGGCCGTGGCCAACTACCTGCGCAAGAGCGGCAAGCCGGTGGTGCTGGCCGCCAACAAGCTGGACAACACGTCCGGGCAGATGCAGGCGCTGGCCGGTGAGTTCTACCGCCTGGGCCTGGGCGACGTGCAGGCCCTGTCCGCCGAGCATGGCCTGGGCATGCAGGAGCTGTTCGACTCGGTCGTCGCCAGGCTGCCGCCCAAGGAAGAGGGCGAGGACGCGGAGGCGCCGCCCGACGACGGCATCATCCGCCTGGCCATCATCGGCCGGCCCAACGTGGGCAAGAGCACCCTGGTCAACGCCATCCTGAAGGAGAAGCGGGTGGTGGCCAGTGACGTGGCGGGGACCACGCGGGACCCGGTGGACTCCGAGCTCACGTACAAGGACCGCAAGCTGCTGCTCACCGACACGGCGGGCATCCGGCGCAAGAAGTCCATTGCCCAGCGCGTGGAGCAGTTCTCCGTCGTGGCCGCGCTCAAGGTGATGGAGCGCAGCGACGTGGCGGTGCTGCTGATGGACGCCACGGAGCCGGCGGTGGACCAGGACGCCAAGCTTGCGGGCCTGGCCGAGGAGCGGGGCCGCGCCCTGGTCATCGTGGTGAACAAGTGGGACCTGGTGGGCGCGGACCAGCGCCGGCAGGAGACCTACCGCGAGTCCCTCAAGCACTCACTCAAGTTCGTGGGCTACGCGCCCATCCTCTTCACCTCCGCGCTGACGGGCTCCAAGGTGGAGAAGGTCGTGGATGTGGCGACGGAGCTCGCCGACCAGTTCCGCTTCCGGGCGCCCACCCCACAGCTCAACCGGCTGCTGGACCACATGGTGGACAACCACCCGGCGCCCATCGTCCGGGGCAAGCCGCTGCGCATGTACTACATCGCCCAGGTGGCCGCGGCGCCGCCGACCTTCACCATCACCGTGAATCATCCGGACGGCGTTCCGGACATGTACAAGCGGTACATCACCAACCAGCTGCGCAAGACGTTCGACCTGCGCGTGCCCATCCGGCTCATCTTCAAGGGCCGGCCCGGGCAGGCCAAGCGCGAGGCCCGCAAGCGGCCTCAACGCCAGGGGAAGCGCTGA
- a CDS encoding tetratricopeptide repeat protein — protein sequence MAGTTKTEKIRQKELSQPDSFQKVGTEASDWLAQRQKIIGLAAGVLILGGVGVAIASEVSKRGEEKASQALGQALTVLDRPVEGVEPAQPGDTEPPFKSVKERDEAVVKSLGEFRQQHGGTPAAVTAALAEGKAQFRLGNYAAAQTAFGEYLKGAAQNDPLRAEAFEGQGYALEADGKYEDAIKAFEQMGAAGGPFLVGMGDYHKARMLILLGKKEEAAQVLSKLTTTQPNTAAARQAGERLAVLASEGVKVPAPEAPAAAPVPDAG from the coding sequence GTGGCCGGAACCACCAAGACCGAGAAGATTCGCCAGAAAGAGCTCAGCCAGCCGGACTCCTTCCAGAAGGTGGGCACCGAGGCGAGCGACTGGCTTGCGCAGCGCCAGAAGATCATCGGGCTCGCCGCGGGCGTGCTCATCCTGGGCGGCGTGGGCGTGGCCATCGCCAGCGAAGTGTCCAAGCGCGGTGAGGAGAAGGCCTCTCAGGCGCTGGGACAGGCGCTGACCGTGCTCGACCGGCCCGTGGAGGGCGTGGAGCCCGCGCAGCCCGGTGACACGGAGCCCCCCTTCAAGTCGGTGAAGGAGCGCGACGAGGCCGTGGTGAAGTCGCTGGGCGAGTTCCGCCAGCAGCACGGCGGCACCCCGGCCGCGGTGACGGCCGCCCTGGCCGAGGGCAAGGCGCAGTTCCGGCTGGGCAACTACGCCGCGGCGCAGACGGCCTTCGGCGAGTACCTCAAGGGCGCGGCCCAGAACGATCCGCTTCGCGCGGAGGCCTTCGAGGGCCAGGGCTACGCGCTCGAGGCGGACGGCAAGTACGAGGACGCCATCAAGGCCTTCGAGCAGATGGGCGCCGCGGGTGGCCCGTTCCTGGTGGGCATGGGCGACTACCACAAGGCCCGGATGCTCATCCTCCTGGGCAAGAAGGAAGAGGCGGCCCAGGTGCTGTCGAAGCTGACCACGACGCAGCCGAACACGGCGGCGGCGCGTCAGGCCGGTGAGCGCCTGGCGGTGCTGGCGTCCGAAGGTGTGAAGGTTCCTGCCCCGGAGGCTCCGGCGGCTGCACCCGTTCCGGACGCGGGGTAG
- a CDS encoding outer membrane protein assembly factor BamB family protein, giving the protein MTMRLVSWKRWLGGAVAAGLLGGCGGVRYYGNPELPRPPSNTPLEYFSVNWWAPLAPPQTLEYGPRETATPAYDAVSRTTVALTRDGFARGVGPDGQVKWKYKTGSRFNAGARVVDGVAYVPGGDGVLYALDAASGEEKWKYVAGEALATVPVVANGLVLVASESDTLFAVKIADGQWAWQYRRDPPTGFTVRGASRPLVREGVAYVGFSDGFVVALSVDDGGVTWERSLSGAGSEFLDVDSSPVMDAAGQLYVASYKSGIFALESESGDLVWNTAVAGMTSLLVSGQVLFAAGDGRVDAYLAETGRLLWSHPLGERAAFAPVFAQGMLLVPTSSSLLFLEPKTGRSRVSWNPGSGITAPPFAAGRQVFVLSNNGYLYSLNMNGIDG; this is encoded by the coding sequence ATGACGATGCGGCTCGTGAGCTGGAAGCGTTGGCTGGGTGGCGCTGTGGCGGCAGGGCTTCTGGGCGGCTGCGGTGGCGTGCGGTACTACGGCAACCCGGAGTTGCCCCGGCCGCCGTCGAACACGCCGCTGGAGTACTTCTCCGTCAATTGGTGGGCGCCGCTCGCGCCCCCGCAGACGCTGGAGTACGGGCCGCGTGAGACGGCGACGCCGGCCTATGACGCCGTCAGCCGGACGACCGTCGCGCTCACGCGGGACGGGTTCGCCCGCGGCGTGGGTCCCGACGGCCAGGTGAAGTGGAAGTACAAGACGGGCAGCCGCTTCAACGCCGGGGCCCGGGTGGTGGACGGCGTGGCCTATGTTCCGGGCGGGGACGGCGTGCTGTACGCGCTGGACGCGGCCTCGGGCGAGGAGAAGTGGAAGTACGTCGCGGGTGAGGCCCTGGCCACGGTGCCCGTGGTCGCGAATGGCCTGGTGCTCGTGGCCTCGGAGAGCGACACGCTCTTCGCGGTGAAGATCGCGGATGGGCAGTGGGCCTGGCAGTACCGCCGGGATCCGCCCACCGGCTTCACCGTCCGCGGCGCTTCGCGGCCCCTGGTGCGCGAAGGCGTGGCCTACGTCGGCTTCTCCGACGGCTTCGTGGTGGCGCTCAGTGTCGACGACGGCGGTGTCACCTGGGAGCGCTCGCTGTCCGGCGCTGGCTCCGAGTTCCTGGACGTGGACAGCAGCCCGGTGATGGACGCCGCCGGGCAGCTCTACGTCGCGTCGTACAAGAGTGGCATCTTCGCGCTCGAGTCGGAGTCGGGCGACCTGGTGTGGAACACCGCCGTGGCCGGCATGACGTCGCTGCTGGTCAGCGGCCAGGTGCTCTTCGCCGCGGGTGACGGCCGTGTGGATGCCTACCTGGCGGAGACGGGACGGCTCCTCTGGTCGCATCCCCTGGGGGAACGGGCAGCCTTCGCTCCGGTGTTCGCCCAGGGAATGCTGCTCGTGCCCACGTCCAGTTCGCTGCTGTTCCTGGAGCCCAAGACGGGGCGCTCGCGCGTGTCGTGGAACCCCGGGAGTGGCATCACCGCGCCGCCCTTCGCGGCGGGCAGGCAGGTGTTCGTGCTGTCGAACAACGGCTACCTGTACTCCCTGAACATGAACGGGATTGACGGGTGA
- a CDS encoding (deoxy)nucleoside triphosphate pyrophosphohydrolase, whose protein sequence is MVPARRTVRVVAALIPRPEDGRQFLVQQRLPGGSRALLWEFPGGKVEAGETDAAALARECREELDVELAVGRRLWEGQHSYPDLTVELVLFLARIVSGEPRPLGAHALAFHTPAQMQSLPFCEADIPLLDDLVAGRLGALD, encoded by the coding sequence ATGGTTCCGGCTCGCAGGACGGTCCGCGTGGTGGCGGCGCTGATTCCGCGGCCGGAGGATGGACGCCAGTTCCTGGTGCAGCAGCGGCTCCCCGGTGGAAGCCGCGCCTTGCTGTGGGAGTTCCCCGGCGGCAAGGTGGAGGCCGGGGAGACGGACGCGGCCGCGCTGGCCCGTGAGTGCCGCGAGGAACTGGACGTGGAGCTCGCCGTGGGCCGGCGGCTCTGGGAGGGCCAGCACTCCTATCCGGACCTGACGGTGGAGTTGGTGTTGTTCCTGGCCCGGATTGTCTCGGGCGAGCCCCGGCCCCTGGGCGCCCACGCGCTGGCGTTCCACACGCCGGCGCAGATGCAGTCACTGCCGTTCTGCGAGGCGGACATCCCGCTCCTGGACGACCTGGTGGCGGGAAGGTTGGGCGCGCTCGATTGA
- a CDS encoding ribonuclease H-like domain-containing protein — protein MLQRTFQHIPNVGPWREKDLWSRGIRTWDDFPEAGQGVALNRKSDDVARARIAEAKDALARRDLRKLAELLPGREHWRLYPEFQDDAVYFDIETDGREAQAPTVVSLFDSKGLHVFIQGRNMDALPEAMAARRLWVTFNGSCFDVPVLRDYFGPARFPVPDAHIDLRFVTRRLGMGGGLKEIEGKIGAERPPHMKGVNGYDAVLLWRAYQRRGDVEALRFLVEYNLYDAFQLRTLMDVAYNRGADDLNQDVPRLPVFERGDVLYDVSRIILELGPTERDLQTLARVRAMEQGG, from the coding sequence ATGCTGCAGCGGACGTTCCAGCACATCCCAAATGTCGGTCCCTGGCGGGAGAAGGATCTGTGGTCCCGCGGCATCCGCACCTGGGATGACTTTCCGGAAGCTGGCCAGGGGGTGGCGCTCAACCGGAAGTCCGACGACGTGGCCCGGGCGCGCATCGCCGAGGCGAAGGACGCGCTGGCCCGCCGGGACTTGCGCAAGCTCGCGGAGCTGCTTCCGGGCCGGGAGCACTGGCGGCTGTACCCGGAGTTCCAGGACGACGCCGTCTATTTCGATATCGAGACGGACGGCCGGGAGGCCCAGGCGCCCACGGTGGTGAGCCTGTTCGATTCGAAGGGCCTTCACGTCTTCATCCAGGGCCGGAACATGGACGCGCTGCCGGAGGCCATGGCGGCCCGGCGGCTGTGGGTGACGTTCAACGGCTCGTGCTTCGACGTACCTGTCTTGCGTGACTACTTTGGCCCCGCGCGATTTCCGGTGCCGGATGCGCACATCGACTTGCGGTTCGTGACGCGGCGCCTGGGCATGGGCGGTGGCCTGAAGGAAATCGAAGGGAAGATTGGCGCCGAGCGTCCGCCGCACATGAAGGGCGTGAATGGCTACGACGCGGTGCTGCTGTGGCGCGCGTACCAGCGCCGCGGCGATGTGGAGGCCCTCCGGTTCCTCGTCGAGTACAACCTGTACGACGCCTTTCAGCTCCGGACGCTGATGGACGTGGCATACAACCGCGGCGCCGACGACTTGAACCAGGATGTTCCCCGGCTGCCAGTCTTCGAGCGTGGCGACGTGCTTTACGACGTGAGCCGCATCATCCTGGAGTTGGGGCCAACCGAGCGCGATCTGCAGACCCTTGCTCGCGTCCGGGCCATGGAGCAGGGCGGCTGA
- a CDS encoding DUF3014 domain-containing protein has product MNDPTNPTPAEVPESAQSSKSKTLAVVLGLAGLALVASYFGLRRQESLPVEEVPTIPMEPVGETAAAPPAMPETSLPERDAEVRSLASQLSPDPELARWMDEKDLVRRFTAAVNNIAEGSSPRTVLGFLAPTGAFQVTQVDGTTVIDPASYARYDTVARVIGSIDTQSAASVYRELKPLIDQAHAEIAPPGQTFSSALSAAVQHLLKVPVQEGPVEVVPEGALYAYAAPEFEGLSPAQKHLLRMGPQNMQLIQAKLRELKSSLGLPPVADR; this is encoded by the coding sequence ATGAACGACCCGACGAATCCGACGCCGGCCGAGGTTCCCGAATCCGCTCAGAGCTCCAAGAGCAAGACGCTGGCCGTCGTCCTGGGGCTGGCGGGCCTTGCGTTGGTGGCGTCGTATTTCGGTCTGCGGCGTCAGGAATCACTGCCCGTGGAGGAGGTGCCCACGATTCCGATGGAGCCTGTTGGCGAGACGGCCGCGGCGCCCCCGGCGATGCCCGAAACGTCGCTGCCGGAACGGGACGCCGAGGTCCGCAGCCTGGCGAGCCAGCTTTCGCCTGACCCCGAGCTCGCGCGGTGGATGGACGAAAAAGACCTGGTACGTCGCTTCACGGCCGCGGTGAACAACATCGCGGAGGGTTCGAGCCCGCGCACGGTGCTCGGGTTCCTGGCGCCCACGGGGGCTTTCCAGGTGACCCAGGTGGACGGCACCACGGTCATCGATCCGGCAAGCTACGCACGCTACGACACCGTGGCCCGCGTGATTGGCTCCATCGACACGCAGTCCGCGGCCAGCGTGTACCGTGAGCTGAAGCCGCTGATTGACCAGGCCCACGCGGAGATTGCGCCGCCGGGACAGACATTCAGCAGCGCCTTGAGCGCGGCCGTCCAACATCTGCTCAAGGTGCCCGTGCAGGAAGGTCCGGTGGAGGTCGTTCCCGAAGGCGCGCTGTATGCCTATGCGGCTCCGGAGTTCGAGGGCCTGAGCCCCGCGCAGAAGCATCTGCTGCGCATGGGGCCCCAGAACATGCAGCTCATCCAGGCCAAGCTGCGGGAACTGAAGAGCTCGCTGGGTCTGCCGCCGGTCGCGGACCGCTGA
- a CDS encoding ABC transporter permease, giving the protein MTFFDSLAADVRFALRTFRRSPGFVAAAVMCLALGIGANAVIFSVVHGVLLRPLPYAEPERLVSLVEVRPQGYGGPVSWPTFWAWRQHSPAFEQMAAFTGGGVTLQAQDAPERLQALRGTADFFTVHGVPPLLGRTFALDEDLPGQAPVAVLSERLWRARFGADPAVLGRSVSLDGLAHTVIGVMPASFDASTDVWLPLVAPPDAAARTRSTVLTLRARLAPGVSLASAEAQLKQVAANSAAAQAESHRDRSARVIPLDESQTQSWRAPLQVLLGAVALVLLIACTNVANLLLARAGTRRRELAVRLALGASRARVVQQLLVESLLLAFLGGVLAALLARWGLDALLALAPESLPRRQDIVLDGTAFLFLLAITSVSGLAFGLLPALQVSRLDVRGGLAAAGDGSTVPGFGRRLGASLVVVEIALSLVLLVGAGLLGRGFLHLLGTSTGLAPGQVLTLHLSIPDDRFFKDGALDAELPGRLLEPVLEAVRALPGVTAAGMTSVLPIQRAWNNARYQLEGAPLPEPGDEPRAERRASSPGYFAAMGIPLRQGRDFTSLDAAPDQPGVVIVNETLARRHFPAGGALGHQLRIGATPYTIVGVVGDVRQAGLEREPLAEFHVPHGRPWGDDGLVLVTRTSVQPETLLPAIQEAIRRVDGTVPVYRALTLEQVISQSLAMRRLVLGLLGGFAVLAVLLAAYGLYGVISLRVVQRTRELGVRMALGARPADVLRLVLGQGAGMTAVGLGVGLGAAWALSQVLASQLHGVSARDPWTFGAVAALLAAVALLACWIPARRAIRMDPLQALRKE; this is encoded by the coding sequence ATGACCTTCTTCGATTCGCTCGCCGCGGATGTTCGCTTCGCGCTCCGCACCTTCCGCCGCTCACCCGGCTTCGTCGCCGCCGCCGTGATGTGCCTGGCGCTGGGTATTGGCGCCAACGCCGTCATCTTCAGCGTGGTTCACGGGGTCCTCCTCCGGCCGCTGCCGTACGCGGAACCCGAGCGGCTGGTTAGTCTCGTCGAGGTGCGCCCCCAGGGCTATGGCGGCCCGGTGTCCTGGCCCACGTTCTGGGCCTGGCGCCAACACAGCCCGGCCTTCGAACAGATGGCGGCATTCACAGGCGGCGGCGTCACCCTCCAGGCCCAGGATGCGCCTGAACGCCTCCAGGCTCTTCGCGGGACGGCTGACTTCTTCACGGTTCATGGCGTGCCGCCCTTGCTGGGCCGGACTTTCGCGCTCGACGAGGACCTGCCCGGCCAGGCCCCGGTCGCGGTCCTCAGCGAGCGCCTCTGGCGCGCCCGTTTTGGCGCCGACCCAGCCGTCCTCGGCCGTTCCGTGAGCCTGGATGGCCTGGCCCACACCGTCATTGGCGTGATGCCCGCGTCTTTCGATGCGTCCACCGACGTGTGGCTGCCCCTGGTGGCTCCGCCGGACGCCGCCGCTCGGACCCGGTCCACGGTGCTGACCCTCCGGGCCCGGCTGGCGCCAGGCGTTTCGCTGGCCTCCGCCGAGGCCCAGTTGAAGCAAGTCGCCGCGAACTCCGCGGCGGCCCAGGCGGAATCCCACCGGGACCGGAGCGCCCGGGTCATTCCGCTCGATGAAAGCCAGACGCAGTCCTGGCGGGCGCCGCTCCAGGTCCTGCTGGGCGCCGTCGCCCTGGTGCTCCTCATCGCGTGTACGAACGTCGCGAATCTGCTGCTGGCCCGCGCGGGCACCCGGCGGCGCGAGCTGGCCGTTCGTCTGGCCCTGGGCGCCAGCCGGGCCCGGGTCGTCCAGCAGCTCCTGGTCGAAAGCCTCCTGCTGGCGTTCCTGGGCGGCGTGCTGGCGGCCTTGCTGGCGCGTTGGGGCCTGGACGCGCTGCTCGCCCTGGCGCCGGAGAGCCTGCCCCGGCGCCAGGACATCGTGTTGGACGGAACGGCCTTCCTGTTCCTCCTCGCAATCACCAGCGTCAGCGGCCTGGCCTTCGGGCTGCTTCCGGCCCTCCAGGTCTCCCGGCTGGACGTCCGTGGTGGGCTCGCCGCCGCGGGCGATGGCAGCACGGTGCCGGGTTTCGGCCGTCGCCTGGGGGCCTCGCTGGTGGTTGTGGAGATCGCCCTATCGCTGGTGCTGCTCGTCGGCGCGGGCCTGCTCGGACGCGGCTTTCTGCACCTGCTGGGGACTTCCACCGGACTTGCCCCTGGCCAGGTCCTCACGCTGCACCTGTCCATCCCAGACGACCGGTTCTTCAAGGATGGCGCCCTGGACGCGGAGCTGCCGGGACGGCTCTTGGAGCCGGTGCTGGAGGCGGTTCGCGCGCTCCCGGGCGTCACCGCGGCGGGCATGACGTCCGTGCTCCCCATCCAACGGGCCTGGAACAACGCTCGGTATCAGCTCGAAGGAGCGCCTCTGCCAGAGCCCGGCGACGAACCTCGCGCCGAGCGCCGCGCCTCCAGTCCGGGCTACTTCGCCGCCATGGGCATCCCCCTTCGCCAGGGGCGCGATTTCACGTCCCTGGACGCCGCGCCGGACCAGCCCGGCGTCGTCATCGTCAATGAAACCCTGGCCCGCCGGCACTTTCCGGCAGGAGGTGCCCTGGGCCACCAGCTGCGCATCGGGGCGACGCCGTACACCATCGTCGGCGTCGTGGGCGATGTCCGCCAGGCGGGACTGGAGCGCGAACCGCTCGCCGAGTTCCACGTCCCCCATGGCAGGCCCTGGGGCGATGACGGGCTCGTCCTGGTCACGCGCACCTCGGTGCAGCCGGAGACGCTGCTGCCGGCCATCCAGGAGGCCATCCGCCGCGTGGATGGCACCGTGCCCGTCTACCGGGCGCTCACCCTGGAACAGGTCATCTCGCAATCCCTGGCGATGCGCAGACTCGTCCTGGGGCTGCTCGGCGGTTTTGCGGTCCTCGCCGTCCTGCTCGCCGCCTACGGCCTCTACGGGGTCATCTCGCTCCGGGTCGTCCAGCGCACGCGGGAGCTGGGCGTCCGGATGGCGCTCGGTGCCCGGCCCGCGGACGTGCTCCGGCTCGTCCTGGGCCAGGGCGCGGGCATGACAGCCGTGGGCCTCGGGGTGGGACTTGGGGCCGCGTGGGCCCTGTCCCAGGTACTCGCAAGCCAGCTTCACGGCGTCAGCGCGCGGGATCCGTGGACGTTCGGGGCCGTGGCGGCGCTGCTGGCGGCCGTGGCGTTGCTCGCCTGTTGGATTCCGGCCCGGCGGGCGATACGGATGGACCCGCTTCAGGCGCTCCGGAAGGAATGA
- a CDS encoding S46 family peptidase, with amino-acid sequence MKRLFVIATLLGAAPAMADEGMWTYNNFPSAKVKEKYGFEPSQQWLDNVRLSSARLAGGCSASFVSANGLVMTNHHCARGCIDQLSTAKKDYIANGFYAKAQGEETQCPAMEINQLVKITDVTETLNKATQGLTGKKYADTLKAKMSELEQACSAGNAKARCDVVTLYQGGQYNLYEYKRFQDVRLVMAPEHAIAFFGGDPDNFEFPRYDLDVTFLRVYEDGKPATTNNFFKWSDKGAQEGELTFISGHPGRTSRGLTIAELEFQRDVVLPKTLMTLSEMRGMLTEFGRRGAEQRRISTNLLFGVENSVKALKGRHEALLDKTFFAQKVAAEQDLRKKVEANPEMKKKYAAAWDEIAKAQAQLRNIRQDLTFMENGGGLSSTLFQVARTLVRGAEEFPKANGERLREFNQANVPALEAQLFSPAPVYPELEIARLTFSLTKMREELGSDHPFVKKVLGKESPEKLAARLVKGTKLRDVKARQALYKGGKAAIAASKDPMIQLAVALDPDMRAVRKSYEENVESVIRKNSELVAKSKFEIYGTNQYPDATFSLRLSYGAVKGYSENGKQVSPITQMAGTFEHATGEEPFALPKSWLKNEKALDGTTPMNFVSTNDIIGGNSGSPVINKDAEIVGIVFDGNIQSLGGEYGFDESVNRSVSVHSQAIIESLTKIYGATRLLEELRPGSTKVPPVKASPAK; translated from the coding sequence ATGAAGCGTTTGTTCGTGATTGCCACCCTCCTCGGCGCGGCTCCCGCGATGGCCGACGAGGGCATGTGGACCTACAACAACTTTCCCTCCGCGAAGGTGAAGGAGAAGTACGGCTTCGAGCCTTCCCAGCAGTGGCTGGACAACGTGCGCCTGTCCTCGGCGCGTCTGGCGGGTGGATGCTCGGCCAGCTTCGTGTCCGCCAACGGCCTGGTGATGACGAATCACCACTGCGCGCGCGGCTGCATCGACCAGCTCTCCACGGCGAAGAAGGACTACATCGCCAACGGTTTCTACGCGAAGGCGCAGGGCGAGGAGACCCAGTGTCCGGCGATGGAGATCAACCAGCTGGTCAAGATCACCGACGTCACGGAGACGCTGAACAAGGCCACCCAGGGCCTGACCGGTAAGAAGTACGCTGACACGCTGAAGGCGAAGATGTCCGAGCTGGAGCAGGCCTGCTCCGCCGGCAACGCCAAGGCGCGCTGTGACGTGGTCACCCTGTACCAGGGCGGCCAGTACAACCTCTACGAGTACAAGCGCTTCCAGGACGTCCGCCTGGTGATGGCGCCCGAGCACGCCATCGCGTTCTTCGGCGGCGACCCGGACAACTTCGAGTTCCCCCGCTACGACCTCGACGTGACGTTCCTGCGCGTCTACGAGGACGGCAAGCCGGCGACGACGAACAATTTCTTCAAGTGGTCCGACAAGGGCGCTCAGGAAGGCGAGCTGACCTTCATCTCCGGCCACCCGGGCCGCACCTCGCGTGGCCTCACCATCGCGGAGCTGGAGTTCCAGCGTGACGTGGTGCTGCCCAAGACGCTGATGACGCTCTCCGAGATGCGCGGCATGCTGACGGAGTTCGGCCGCCGTGGCGCCGAGCAGCGCCGCATCTCCACCAACCTGCTGTTCGGCGTGGAGAACTCGGTGAAGGCGCTCAAGGGCCGTCACGAGGCCCTGCTGGACAAGACGTTCTTCGCGCAGAAGGTCGCCGCGGAGCAGGATCTGCGCAAGAAGGTCGAAGCCAACCCGGAGATGAAGAAGAAGTACGCCGCGGCGTGGGATGAGATCGCCAAGGCCCAGGCGCAGCTGCGCAACATCCGTCAGGACCTGACGTTCATGGAGAACGGCGGCGGCCTGTCCTCCACGCTCTTCCAGGTGGCCCGCACGCTGGTGCGCGGCGCCGAGGAGTTCCCGAAGGCGAACGGCGAGCGTCTGCGTGAGTTCAACCAGGCCAACGTCCCGGCGCTGGAGGCCCAGCTGTTCAGCCCGGCGCCTGTCTACCCGGAGCTGGAGATTGCCCGCCTGACGTTCAGCCTCACCAAGATGCGCGAGGAGCTGGGCTCCGACCACCCCTTCGTGAAGAAGGTGCTGGGCAAGGAGTCCCCGGAGAAGCTGGCCGCCCGGTTGGTGAAGGGCACCAAGCTGCGCGACGTGAAGGCCCGCCAGGCGCTCTACAAGGGCGGCAAGGCGGCCATCGCGGCCTCCAAGGACCCGATGATCCAGCTGGCCGTCGCGCTGGACCCGGACATGCGCGCCGTCCGCAAGTCGTACGAGGAGAACGTGGAGTCCGTCATCCGCAAGAACAGCGAGCTGGTGGCCAAGTCCAAGTTCGAAATCTACGGCACCAACCAGTACCCGGACGCGACGTTCAGCCTGCGCCTGTCCTACGGCGCGGTGAAGGGCTACTCGGAGAACGGCAAGCAGGTCAGCCCCATCACCCAGATGGCGGGCACCTTCGAGCACGCCACGGGTGAGGAGCCCTTCGCGCTGCCGAAGTCCTGGCTGAAGAACGAGAAGGCGCTGGACGGCACCACGCCGATGAACTTCGTCTCCACCAACGACATCATCGGTGGCAACTCCGGCTCGCCGGTCATCAACAAGGACGCGGAGATCGTCGGCATCGTGTTCGACGGCAACATCCAGTCCCTGGGCGGCGAGTACGGCTTCGACGAGAGCGTCAACCGCTCGGTCAGCGTCCACAGCCAGGCCATCATCGAGTCGCTGACGAAGATCTACGGCGCCACGCGGCTGCTCGAGGAGCTGCGTCCCGGCAGCACCAAGGTCCCGCCCGTGAAGGCCAGCCCGGCGAAGTAA